Genomic segment of Falco peregrinus isolate bFalPer1 chromosome 5, bFalPer1.pri, whole genome shotgun sequence:
CCATGTCTCCCACAGATCGTGGCCGCCCTGGACGCCAATCCCACAACAAAGCGcacccagctccagcacaaGTTTGAGCAAGTGATTGCACTCATGGAGGATAACATCTACGAGTGCTGCAGCGAAGCCTAGGCCAACTGCAGCGCTGGAAGTGACCTTCTCCACAGCGCAGTGCCGTAGGGAACCCGCCTTCAGCCACGGACACACCATGTATCGCCTCCACCAGGGTCATTCCCAAACCAGTCTTGTGGTGGGGTGGGCCTGGCCTGCGGCTGAAGGGCTCCCTCACCAAACAAGAAGCCACAAGACACCTTTCTGAGCAGCTCAAAAACCCTCTGGTCTGCACTGTGACACCCataatttatttgctgtttcCAGCCAGAAACAAAGACATGACACTTGTGGCAAGCTCAGTTCACCACTTCCCTCTGATCAGCGCCTGAGCAGTCAGCGGCTCCCTGCATCCCTCTCTGTGGCTCCTTGGGACAAGAGATGGGGCTGCAGAAGCCATAACACCAGATGCAAAGCAGAAGGGTAGCCTCAGGGAGTAACGAGCAGAGATGGCAAAGGCCGTCAGAGCAACGTCTGAGCTCCCTTCCACACCATCCCTCTGACATCCTTGTTTTTCCAACACCAGGGACTCCTATCAGCTGTTCACTATCTGCTGcattctgtgtatttttgtgccttttttaatttttgtactGTATGTGTAAACATAACCACTCCTCCATCTGAGACTTGGGCAACATGGGGAACTCAGGGCTGAGACAAAGCAGTTGCTTCCCCAGCAGCTAAGGCACGGTGCCTTAGCCTGAAGCACTTCATCCCCTAACAGCGGCAGCTGTTATGGAGCCGGAGGGAGCATGTTATGTGTCAGGCAGCGTGGAGGGGCTGTTCCCCCTTCCCCGGACTCCCGTTCTGCGTGCACAGCCAGCGGGAGGTGCAGTGGGTAGGCAGATACCCCACACCCCTTCCAGCCAGCTGGTGGCAGGCACGGCTTCTGCCCAGAGGACCAAGTATAGCGGGTGAGGGGAAGGACTCACACCTCACACTCGGGTCTCCCTGCCGTGGTGGCTGCGCACATGTCTGTGGCGCTGCCCCGGGTCACGCCACTCATGCCAGCGGGGCTCAGCTCCTGCCGACAGCTCTCTGGCAGAGCAGGCTTGAGCCACGCACAGGGCAAAACACCAGGTAGCACCGTCCCCCCTTCTGCCCCACACgctccagcatctccctgtcCTCATCACTGAAACCAAGGTCAGTGCTACTGAGGTATCTTCCTAAAGCAGCTCGTTCTGCTCACTGTGGACCCAGCCCGCCATGGTTGTCACTCAAGAGCAGCCAAGAGAGTGCAGTTTTGCTGCATGTccagtctttttattttttggccCACAAAGGCAAAGGGACTGGACCCCATCGCCCTGGCAGTACAATGCGCTCACTCAcgcagggcagcagagcagctgcagcaccgcAAGCTGCAAACAAAGGTAGAATGCGTCCCACGCTAACGCTGGGGTCAGTGGGCAGGGTCCCACTGCGCAGACAAACAGAGCTCATCCAAGACCTAGAAACTTCACTGTTGCCCTGCGGCAGCCACGCAGGGGCAAAACCCCTGTCCAACCTTGGTAGCTATTCTCCCTTCTGCAGACAACTTTGTCTTtcccacagccagggcagccatGACTACTCTGGTCTCCAGCATCACACAGGCCCCACTGCAGAAGCTGGACCACAGCTAATGCCACATGCTTGAAGCCAACATTCACATGTCGGTAAAGGCAACCTGCCCGTGAAAGGTAAACCCAGCTGTCATCACTGCATTTTCAAACGGCCAAATAGAAGTTACTACCTCACTCCAGGCAGGGTCTAAGGTGAGCCTCTGTTACTAATCCAGCTGGCAAGGATGCAACCTGGTTTTAGATGACTTAGGTCCACCAAAAACTCCTCCTGGGTGACTTACTGCCATGGACAGGTGGCCTCCATCCCATCATTTCCAGTAATGCCACATTTGTCAGAAATTGCAACATCAGaattgtgtatgtgtatatagatatctattttaaaacaaattatagACTTTATCCAGTAtgttaaggggggggggggggggggggcacggggtacagtgggaagggaaaggggaataataggtttttttgttggtttttttgttgttgttgttgttcttttttataAGAACTACAGAAAAAGTACATACACTGTGGAGGTTTCAATGTCTTTGCTGAGGATGTGGCTTCAGAATAGAAACTCTTAAGAATGTAGCTGggctacattttattttaaaagtgatttcacaaaaaaaaaaaatcttgaatattttttttttcttttagaaactGTGAATAGCTGCCAGATACACAGGCAGGCCCAGCACAGGGAAGGTGAGGGTGATAAGGACCAAGGTAGCAGAGAACGTTGAGCTTGGCTGGAGGTGGGGAAAGGGCCATGGAGCAATAGCCCCATGTTGTTACAAGGAAAGGATACAAGTGAGCCAATAGTGAGTATAGTTTGCCTCCAGGTGATGTGACTGGGCCATGTATTGGGGCCTAttgctttattatttaattttttccaaagaaaaaaaaggtagttgCTACAACCATTTTAAATGAACAACTTTAACAGAGCAGAAGCTTGAGGGTTTGTAGTGTTGCCTTGAACCCCTCAGCCCTTTGtaacatgtttttaaactttGGCACATGTTGTGGGTGTAGTGCCCTTACCTGCTGTGTAGTGGAAGTGGCAAACTCTTGGAAAAGCCTATCTTTGTAATAAAACAAGGTGCTGAACCCTGTGTAGCGAAGTTCCTGCCCCTGTGCATGCAGAGGACACACGACACTGTGGAACATAGCTGTGGCTGTGCACAACATGCTTTGCATGGACGAGACCAGCTTTGCCTGCACGCGGTGTCAGCAGCTCCACTGATGAGCACCTCATCTCCGTGCGAGATGGGGTTTTACCCACAGCACGCTGTGCTGCACACACAAAGACCAGTAACACCACAAcagtgcccagggctgggctccctTACCTCTGCCAGGTGCTGTCTGCCCACCAGACTGtgtcctcccagccccagcaaacccagcaccagctctgcaccACTGCCAGCCCTCAAGGCTTCTAGCTTTGGTGCCGTGACACAGCTGCAGCCCACTGGTCTTAATAACCATGGCATTGCTAAATCCTCTCTCTTCCACCTCCCCCAGTAAATGCTGCTCTTCCCAGACACAAGagggattttcttttcccaccagaAAGTTTATTCTTCACAGAACTAAACCCAGCCATTAAATGATTTGGCCTCTATCAAAGGGAACCTCACTTTTCACACCAAGTGCCAGGTGGGAgagggcacagcccctgcctggtCCTGTTCCAGGACACTCCCGCACGAGCGAGCAGGTCTATGTGAGGCTAACCATCACCAAAGGGTTAGGAGAGCTGTGGTCCTTaccactgcagcatcccccaCCCTGTCCCTGGGGGAAGAAAGAGTTCCAGCTCCATTAAAGATGGATCAACATGTCTGAGGCTGAAGTTTAAAGAGAAGTTAGTTTGCTCAGCTCTTGCTTAAGCCCTGGAGCAAGGCCAGGAGCTGTGGAGGGCATTGCCAAGGCCAGCTGAAGATTAGCAAAATCCTCTTTAGGAAGAGTTTTACTTCCACTTATTTTCTCCTGTCCAGGAGGACTGTAACCCGTTGCATTATCAGGCTGACCTTCAGAAGGTCTGTTGTgcacagagcaagaaaaattcAGGCATTTGAAACTATTAAATGAAAGTGTTCACACACTGACCCACAGGAGCTAGCAAGACAGGTTTAGAAGTGGGAACTGCACCCCAGATAGGCAACAAGAGCACAAGCAATGCTACAGTCTACAGCAAACCCCCCAAACTCCTTTTTTGAGCCATAAAACACATCTGTCTTCCTCTTACCATGGCtagagcacaggcagctccccagcaccagggaCCCTCACCCATGACACATACAGGAATGCCGCAGCAGCATGTTGGGTAATCCCAGCTCAGCCGGGCATTAGCCCAagggcagccaggagggcaggggggctggatgCTGCCCCACACTGGGGCTGTGGGCACCACGGCCCACACTGCTAGGGCCAGCCAGGCCCTGGCTTTGCAGTGCCCAGGGGTGCTCCTACACTGTGTGCCATGGTGCCAGGGCCCCTGCACCCTGTGCCATCGGCTGGCACCGGGACTTGCTGCCAGCTGGCACACATGCAGCCCCCAGagcccagccaccccagcactTGGCCCGTGTGCTACTGTGTCTGTGGGGGACAGACAGGCCAGCTCCCCGTGAAGGCAGACAGCTGCCCACAGCACCGGCTCACCACCATGCCACACAGGACAGGGCTAGGGGAGTGCAGGGACAGAGACCACGAGCAGGGCAGCACCCACACCATTTCATGAGGCGAGTGCACAGCTTTATTATTACAAGGTGAACACAGATTTAAAACCTGTCCTGGGGACTAAAATCAACACAGACTGGGAGGGCTCAGGGCAGGCTggaagcagggctgggctgccagggagcagggctgcccgGACCCCGCTAcaggccctgcctgccctccagagGGGTGGCTAccaccctgcagcctggcctGCCCTGGCCGGTTTCTGGGGTGCCCCGGGGCTTCCTTGCCTTGCCCTGGTCCCCCTTTGCCTTGGGGGTGTCCTGCTGTGCCCCCCGGGCGCCTTAGCCCTGCTCTTTCCAACCAGAGCCGCGCGGGACCCCTTcgccccagcatccccagggctgccactcccccccccccccccccccccccgcacctTCAGAGCCACAGGGGACCCCGAGTGCCCTTTGCTGggggcctggggctggcaggcagctcctgggggcTTTGCTCCATCGCTCCTGGTGGGGCCTGGAGGGGAGAGAGCACCTCAGGCTCCTGCCATGCCCGAGCCACCCAGCCACGCCATGCAGCCCTGCTACTCACGTCCACGGGCTTTGTCCTTGGCTTCTGCTTCGCTGTGGCCAGGCTACCCCCCACGGCGCCTGCGGGAGAAGGGGCGGCGTGCCAGCCTGGGCAGTGGCCTCTCCATGGGactggggcagcccagggcactgCCAACCCTTTACCTCACTGCTGTGCATGCCGGGGGTCCCCTTCCGTCCCACCTTCGGCACCTGTCCTCTGATGGGATCCACCTGGTCCATTGTCTGCTTCTGCCGCAGCTTCTCAGGGGCCAGCTGGGGGTGAAGGAGGGGTGGAAGTGGGGCCAGTGGAGGTGGCacctcagcccccagccccaggccagTGGCCCCCATGGCAGAGGAGTTGTGGGGCCGCACCAGGtccccacagctcagccccTTGCTCAGTGCCTGCTTCAGCAGGTCCCCGAGGTGGCCAGGGTCCACAGTGGGGTACTTGGCCAGGATGAACCGCTTGATGGCAACAATGGAGGCACCCTTCCTCTCATCCTGGGCCTGCAGCGCCTCAGTGACCATGTGCAGGGTTGAGGGGCGCCGGGGCTGCTGaccctgggctggcagatgtggaagctgggctgtgccagcagcttcAGCTCCTGGAAGAGGCACCCCTTGGGATGTGGGCCCAGCCCCAAGGCACTCACACCCCTGATGGCTGCAGAGCCCCCCAGAAGCCAAGCAGCCACAACCCTTCTCCTCACAGGGACCCACCAGAACCCCAGACCCATGGGAGccacagtgctgccagcacctggcaAACCCTTACCCAGCTCAGGCTCCATAGCAGCACACACACCAGCCTGCaatcccagctctgctcacagcaCCACTACCCCTGCTCACAAGCTCTGCTCACCTGCAGCTAATTTATCCGATCAGCACCCTAATTGCAGGAGCTGGTTAGCAGCTGCTAATTGCTCTGGTTGCCACCCAGGTGAGAGCAGGGGGTTGGGGAGTTGAGTGCCCTTTGCCAAAGCTTTgtgaggggctggagggagaagGAGCTTGTCCAAGCAGTGGGTTTGGAGAGGGAGGAGACATAAGGGGTCGTGGAGTGATCACCCTGAACACGTACGGGAAAGGCATCTGCCTGCTCCTTGGTGGGTGGTGGGGTGCTGGCATTGCAGCTTGCTGGTGGTATTTGCTGTGGGGCAGACAGGGAGCCAGCTGGTGGCGCGGGGACCAGTTTCTGCGCACTGGGTGATGGCTGGCTCCCTttgcctgggacagccccactGGGAAATGGGGGGCTGCATTGCCAGGGGAGCCTGGAAAATgacaaggaaaaaggaaacaagaaaacaaatgagaagaggaaaatggaaagctgCTTCGTTGGCCAGCGAGGGCAGGAGAAGTGGCTCTCCCACAGTAGCCCCAGGTGTGTACCCATGAGCAGGACCCCCGCTTGTCCCTGCCCACTGAATCCCACCGTGCTCGGGGGATAGCGCTCCCAGCCCCACATGCAGGCAGCCCCTCCATGTTGGCTCTTGGTACAGCAACCACCCCGTGTTGAGGACAGCATGATCCCATGGGTCAGGTGTGAGCTAAGCCCTTGACCATCTGGGGTCCCCAACACACCCAGGGTGCTTCTGTGTCACAGCCACCTTAAAAATAACTCCTGCTGTGATCCTATGGATACTTTCCCTGCTGTTCCAGCAAGGTAGGATATTTGTGCTACTTTCTGTTGTGCTTGTGCTCATGAGGTGAGCCTGAGTAACCAGCTGCTCTTTGTCACAGGAACAGTGTGGATGTCCCCACCATGGGGACCACCGTCGTTCTTCACAGCATGCCAAGTCAGTCCCTTCCTCTTTACATGAGTCACAGGGCTTTCATATGCATCATCCCTCAAAGACGTGGGGAAGCTGCAAGCCCAAGGAAAAGCCGGGATTACATGATGGTAGGGCTGGTTCATGGCCCGGCTCAGCAGACATGTTACCATGCCAATGTATGTGCAAAGTGCTGCCCAGAAAGACCTTTGTCGAGGTCTGTGCCCACCAGCTAGGCCCATGGGATGGATCTTggcaggagactgcagtgccGGCAGAAGCTGGGTCTggagccaggagctgggagaggcacCCGGTGCCTCAGGGCCCTGCATGCCTGGCTATCCCCAGACCAGCGCAGTCAGCCCATTCCCTGCTCCATTTCCAGTCCATTTCCGAATTCCCCAGGAAGGGGATGGTGGGGACactggagagctgcagaggcTGGCACCACAGCAGGGTTGGGTGCATGTCCCCCAaccatctcctcctcctggaTCAGGCCatcccctctccagcagctccattgATGCTTCTGGCACCCGCTTGGGCTGGCGAGGAGGGTCCCAAAGCCTTGCTTGcccctgccactgccagcagcagttgTAGTTCTGGGCGCTTTGTGGGGTGGCCACCTGCTAGCTTGGGGCCAGACCATGGCCAGCatgtgctggggccagtcctgcccGTGCAGGGAAACCACAGCATCGCAGGGCTCCCATGGATTGCAGCCTCGTGGGCAGCAAATAAACACCAaatccttcctcctcttccctccaaaATCAGCTCCCAGATTTGAAGTACATGAATCAGACATCAGCCTAAACACTGAATTATTCATAAACCTCCAATCTTTAGATTTCACTGAATATGCAGAAGTATcgataaaaaaaaataatgagagaaTTGTACTTGCAAATTGCTCTTTATTAAAGGTTTAACTTGCATGGGTTCTGTATGTTCCCTATTAGACCTTGCAAAGCCGCATAGGATTAGAAATCAGAGGGGATAATAATGTACAAAAATAGTTTCAAATGTTGATAACACTGAACAGCGAGAAAAACATCTTATTTGTATAACcgagctaaaaataaaaatgaagaacacTGCTACAATTGCAATATGCCATCTTGTAGTGCTTAAAACATATGCCGACATCTCTGAGCCATATGCTCCCATGTCTTGCCTGCTGCAGCGCGGAGGGAAGCTGAGCGATGCGCCGAGCGGCCTCGAAAGCACAGCGCGGGCCGAgcccccccgccggggctgaTGCCAGGCGGACGGCAGCTGagccggggggcgcggggggggcgcggcgggggcacGGCCCGCGGAGCCGGGGGGGCGTGAGGATGAGCGGTGGGACTAcgaggggcggggggcggcccgctGCGGGTGCCGGCTCCGGGTGCGTGCGGTGCGGCAGGCGGCATCGAGCCCCCCCCGTCGGCGGCCGCTCCGCACCCCGTGCCGGGCTTCCTGCGGCCGTCGCCTCTGCGGCACCGGGGGGCCACCCGTCCCCCGGGGGGCCACGGTGCGGCCGACACGCCGGCGGGGGAccgggcgggggctgccccgcagcagccggcccggccccggggcagAGCCCggagggggggcggcggggggcggcggggcctgcGGCAGCGCCCTGGGACGGCgcgggcgctgcggggccgggcccaGCTGCCGgcgccccggcccggggccTACGCGGGGGAGACCTGGCTGGTGGAGACGGAGGAGGTCTCCGTCTTGCCGGCGGACGTGTCCTCGTCGCCCAGCGGGTTCTTGCCGCAGCAGAGGGTCGTGATCATGCAGTTACGGAACTGGAAGGGAGGGGTCCCGGTGAGGCGGCGGGCCCGGCAGAGCTGCGTGCGCCCCTGCCCctggggtccctgccccaggccaccagccggggccggggcgggcacagccccagctcctccacCAACCAGCGGCAGGGCCATTTCGGGCTATGCGGTAGTGCATCTTGCATTTAAGAGTTACGCAGTGCCAGGACGAGCTGCACAGTTGCCCTCCTGGGCATCAGAACAGGATCACCTGGACACAcgcccccctcccagcccactgGCACCTCAAAGTGCCACACCACTCGGCAAGCGGGTACAATGGAAAACCCCAACAAGGAGCCGGCCGCCCCCCTGCCGGTTACCTGTTTGTTCATTACGATGTAAATCACAGGGTTGTAGATGGCAGAGCTCTTGGCAAAGAAAGCCGGGATGGTCATGAAGATGGGCCCGAAGTCTGACCCCTGGTTGGTGAAGATGTAGAAAGCAACGCTGGCATAGGGGACCCAGCAGATCAGGAAGGCGATGACCATGATGATGACCATGCGGGTCActtccttctctgccttctgGGTAGTGGCAGACTCCTGCTGCTGGGCGGCAGCCTGCGGgcagaagggaacagaaacatgatggagctggggagggTTGCACCCGCGTGGGACATGGGGTCAGGGCTCGGGGTAGTTGAGCTGCACATCTGGAGTTTGCTGTTTCCCCCTTTGCAGAAAGCCAGCCTTTCTGTCACCAGTCTGGAGCCTGGCATGGGCCCCTTCCCAGCACTGGGGATCGGGGtggcccccagcccaccaccacTGACAGGTACCCACCTCCTTGACAGTGCAAACCAGGTTCCCgtagcagaagaaaatgaccAACAGCGGGATGGTGAAGTGAACCACAAACATGTAGATGACGAAAGATTCGTTGTTGACCTCTGGCTTCAGAGTGTAATAGTCGATCCCGCACGAGCACTGCATGCCCTCGGGGATGTACCTGCAAGGTGAGCCAGGCAGGTCAGCGCCTAGCAGAGGAGATCGGCTGGAAGCCCCAGTGGGGCCACAGCCAGCCAGGCTCCCGCAGCCCCCACGCTGGGCACGGCACCCTCCCTACCTGGACCAGCCAAACAGCGGGGGAGCAGCACATGCCAAGGCCATGATCCAGGAGAAGGCAACACCCATGATGGCATGGTTCTCCCCAAAGCGGAAGTTGCTCATGGGCTTGCAGACCACTACGTATCTTTCGATAGCCAGGACAACCAGCGACCAGAGAGCAATTTCACCTGCGCCACGGAGAAAGATGGATAGGGACACAGGGACTTTGAGCatca
This window contains:
- the LOC114012889 gene encoding histone H1.8, translating into MEPELAEAAGTAQLPHLPAQGQQPRRPSTLHMVTEALQAQDERKGASIVAIKRFILAKYPTVDPGHLGDLLKQALSKGLSCGDLVRPHNSSAMGATGLGLGAEVPPPLAPLPPLLHPQLAPEKLRQKQTMDQVDPIRGQVPKVGRKGTPGMHSSEAPWGVAWPQRSRSQGQSPWT
- the RHO gene encoding rhodopsin, yielding MNGTEGQDFYVPMSNKTGVVRSPFEYPQYYLAEPWKFSALAAYMFMLILLGFPINFLTLYVTIQHKKLRTPLNYILLNLAVADLFMVFGGFTTTMYTSMNGYFVFGVTGCYIEGFFATLGGEIALWSLVVLAIERYVVVCKPMSNFRFGENHAIMGVAFSWIMALACAAPPLFGWSRYIPEGMQCSCGIDYYTLKPEVNNESFVIYMFVVHFTIPLLVIFFCYGNLVCTVKEAAAQQQESATTQKAEKEVTRMVIIMVIAFLICWVPYASVAFYIFTNQGSDFGPIFMTIPAFFAKSSAIYNPVIYIVMNKQFRNCMITTLCCGKNPLGDEDTSAGKTETSSVSTSQVSPA